In Nothobranchius furzeri strain GRZ-AD chromosome 18, NfurGRZ-RIMD1, whole genome shotgun sequence, a single genomic region encodes these proteins:
- the scaf1 gene encoding splicing factor, arginine/serine-rich 19: MDLSPTPGFKRRLAASSSPVEAEETSRSPFLCSPSSPPSSDPSSPSSSSSFFCAKSSAYQNHVKCQREVSGVSSTSTSSARQPLPTPSSSTISVACCPRGSMQSSEEDGQKEEMYDPFSPTDGDKERRVADEEGEGEKYDPFDPTGSPESDVDEDIKKEEEIHNPEEKEEEPPDSTDTFTDQLSPCPAPQLSLRRRLGSSTPKGEGQKESSDSDHSEIEEGEIVGAVDRDRANNRPDEEQLTSNSPKISFFASKPERILRVLDGDGFVSVCTEGNWEDDQELENEPVVGVEDLRRKLVSRRKERYHSFPASSPLSSQPPLPPSVPKASAVSPPPISPVEQTGKSHKSSKSSKERDQQKSRDRKAGEKETRRKKRRKGKEGDRDRSKEKEQGHKAGKEVRARRSSRSSSQKRKKRLHSSPEDSHKSSRKGGHSRLSFSRLSEERHRDQERDKDRNRDRERDRYGYRDRDGDKDRDRDKNRDRDRDGHRHRSSSHRKDERVHDSSSRKREGEKKGIRHSSSRERGLTERSKRSRDKRDSDRQHEMERRRDGRPVVPPSIQDLNGSDLFAIKRTITVTTTTTTTTVPGSPRLSTASPSHPTQVSESHKRKKRKWHSGGAAEEEGSCRSWSQSLSPPRYHGYESDRYSDKLEIDMLSLDGEALDSDYPSMEDTPPATLPPEPPVPSPKAKATPKTRRSHPKKKSHALKKCESSTSSNRTTSKCLSSLTITSGSASVSPGLPLAKRARKLGKDKDRDKGGRKDLSRSGKSKKDGGSGRKGKLQSKVSVLVREGVSSTTGASVGSGKLSMDLLGSGGTAGGGGGSIAVVFCRDNESRSPFLKPCSEPLSLGGRGKDLSSLGKRSSLAAPPSALASPAGLKSKKTKTSSITSTSSSASSPSSSLATKRRRRLVKKTSKKDGGVGLAAADGNQSKASSEGWAGASLDVPSAGLEGSKSANPHCGQTGPPPCSSSSSSTSSSTSVLPPSSSPPHTPPPSTATLRDTRESSPDSQTVDSSCKTPDPSFLAEDCPTQTSPTPPASSPSSLSTPQGAGLTNALSTLTAKPPFPDDSSKSLASPPCSSSSAGLTSLSLPLSSSDPSSSSSVSSSCASKPPPPPPPPPPAASALPWSLQTGVDCTTGGVLALTALLFKMEEANMASRAKAQEFIQATSQILSQANQNQSQQHAPPPAASSSSSSQIPPPPALPPPPGLSPAQFILHGSLPLVGCTKTPPSHLHSSMGGGCAQTPPPIVPMVLPGVTGSSSNSLMDNERKDPDKYLKKLHTQERAVEEVKLAIKPYYQRKDINKDEYKDILRKAVHKICHSRTGEINPVKVSNLVKLYVQRYKYFRKHGRKMDEEDRDERELGVLHGSV, translated from the exons ATGGACCTGTCTCCAACACCAGGCTTCAAAAGGAGGCTGGCTGCCTCCTCGTCCCCAGTAGAAGCTGAAGAAACATCCAGGAGCCCTTTTCTCTGCTCACCCTCTTCACCCCCTTCATCTGATCCATCTTCACCATCGTCTTCATCCTCCTTTTTCTGTGCAAAGTCATCTGCTTATCAAAATCATGTGAAATGTCAAAGAGAGGTGTCTGGGGTGTCCTCCACATCCACCTCTTCAGCTAGACAGCCTCTCCCCACTCCTTCATCCAGTACCATCTCTGTGGCCTGCTGTCCTCGTGGATCAATGCAGTCCAGTGAAGAAGATGGCCAGAAAGAGGAAATGTATGATCCTTTCAGTCCGACTGATGGGGATAAAGAGAGAAGGGTGGCAGATGAAGAGGGGGAGGGAGAGAAGTATGACCCCTTTGATCCCACTGGCTCTCCAGAATCAGATGTAGATGAAGACATTAAAAAAGAGGAGGAGATTCACAATCCTGAGGAGAAAGAAGAAGAACCTCCAGATTCCACTGACACCTTTACAGACCAGCTGAGCCCCTGTCCAGCTCCCCAGCTGTCTCTGAGACGGAGACTGGGCAGCAGCACCCCCAAAGGCGAAGGGCAAAAAGAGAGCAGTGACTCTGACCATTCTGAGATAGAGGAGGGGGAAATTGTTGGAGCTGTTGACAGAGACAGGGCTAATAACAGACCTGATGAAGAGCAACTCACCTCAAACTCTCCCAAAATCTCTTTCTTTGCTTCTAAACCAGAGCGCATTCTCCGTGTGCTCGATGGAGATGGATTTGTATCCGTGTGCACGGAGGGAAACTGGGAGGATGACCAGGAGCTGGAGAACGAGCCTGTAGTTGGAGTGGAGGATTTGAGAAGGAAGTTGGTCAGTAGGAGGAAGGAAAGATATCACTCATTTCCTGCCTCGTCTCCCCTTTCTTCTCAGCCACCACTGCCTCCTTCTGTGCCTAAAGCTTCTGCAGTGTCCCCTCCACCCATATCTCCTGTAGAGCAAACTGGCAAGAGCCACAAGTCCTCCAAGAGCTCCAAGGAGCGTGACCAACAGAAAAGCAGAGATAGGAAAGCTGGAGAAAAGGAAACCAGAAGGAAAAAGCGAAGGAAGGGCAAAGAGGGGGATAGGGACAGGAGCAAAGAAAAGGAACAAGGACACAAGGCTGGGAAGGAGGTTAGAGCAAGGAggagcagcagaagcagcagtcAAAAGAGAAAGAAACGACTACACAGCAGCCCCGAAGATTCCCACAAGTCCTCTAGAAAGGGAGGGCATTCTAGACTATCCTTCTCCAGGCTGTCCGAGGAAAGACATCGAGATCAAGAAAGAGACAAAGACAggaacagagacagagaaagggACAGATACGGATACCGAGACCGGGATGGAGATAAAGACCGAGATAGAGATAAAAaccgagacagagacagagatggACATCGTCATCGCAGCAGTAGCCATAGAAAAGATGAAAGAGTGCATGATTCCAGTTCTAGAAAAAGAGAGGGGGAAAAGAAGGGCATACGCCATTCAagcagcagagagcgaggccTCACGGAGAGGTCCAAAAGGAGCAGGGACAAGAGGGACAGCGACAGACAGCATGAGATGGAGCGCCGGCGAGATGGGCGTCCTGTTGTGCCCCCATCTATCCAAGACCTCAACGGGTCCGATCTCTTTGCTATTAAGAGAACCATCACAGTCAcaaccactaccaccaccaccaccgtacCTGGCTCCCCCAGACTGTCCACAGCATCTCCCAGTCATCCCACACAGGTCAGCGAGTCGCATAAAAGGAAGAAAAGAAAATGGCATTCAGGTGGAGCTGCAGAGGAAGAGGGAAGCTGTCGCAGCTGGTCACAATCGCTTTCACCACCCAGGTATCATGGCTATGAGTCGGACCGCTACTCAGACAAATTGGAGATTGACATGTTGTCTTTAGATGGTGAAGCCTTGGATTCAGATTACCCCTCTATGGAGGATACGCCTCCGGCCACTTTGCCTCCAGAGCCTCCTGTCCCCAGCCCTAAAGCTAAAGCTACACCCAAGACCAGACGAAGTCACCCCAAAAAGAAGTCCCACGCATTAAAGAAATGTGAGTCCTCCACGTCTTCTAACAGAACCACCAGTAAATGCCTCTCCTCGCTAACCATCACTTCCGGCTCTGCGTCGGTTTCACCTGGTCTTCCCTTAGCAAAGCGGGCCAGAAAACTGGGCAAAGACAAAGACAGAGACAAGGGCGGCAGAAAGGATCTGAGTCGCTCCGGCAAATCCAAGAAAGATGGTGGAAGTGGTCGAAAGGGTAAGCTTCAATCCAAAGTGTCTGTTCTGGTGCGTGAGGGAGTGAGCAGCACCACAGGGGCCTCAGTTGGCTCCGGAAAGCTGAGCATGGACCTGCTAGGCTCTGGAGGTACAGCTGGCGGGGGCGGGGGCTCAATTGCAGTAGTCTTTTGCAGAGACAATGAAAGCAGGTCACCTTTCCTTAAACCATGTTCAGAGCCACTTTCTCTGGGTGGCCGCGGTAAAGACCTGAGCAGTCTGGGAAAACGGAGCAGCCTGGCTGCACCACCGTCAGCCCTAGCCAGCCCTGCAGGGCTCAAATCCAAGAAAACAAAAACCAGCTCCATCACATCCACCTCCTCCTCTGCATCTTCACCCTCGTCATCTCTAGCAACCAAGCGCCGCCGTCGCCTGGTCAAGAAGACCAGCAAAAAAGATGGAGGTGTTGGATTGGCTGCAGCAGATGGTAACCAATCCAAAGCCTCGTCTGAAGGCTGGGCCGGAGCCTCTTTAGATGTTCCATCAGCTGGTTTAGAGGGGAGCAAGTCTGCTAATCCTCACTGTGGCCAAACAGGTCCtccaccctgttcttcctcctcctcttccacgtCCTCCTCCACCAGTGTCCTCCCACCCTCCTCTTCTCCACCGCACACACCTCCACCATCTACTGCAACTCTGAGGGACACTAGAGAGTCTTCTCCAGACTCTCAGACTGTGGACAGTAGCTGTAAGACACCAGACCCATCTTTCCTAGCTGAAGACTGTCCAACTCAGACCAGTCCCACCCCTCCTGCCTCCAGTCCGTCCAGCCTGTCCACCCCTCAGGGAGCAGGCCTCACCAATGCCTTGTCTACACTGACTGCCAAGCCCCCTTTTCCAGATGATTCATCCAAATCTTTGGCTTCTCCTCCTTGCTCATCGTCATCAGCTGGCCTCACTTCTCTTTCTCTACCTCTGTCTTCATCCgacccctcctcctcttcttctgtaTCTTCTTCATGTGCCAGCAAACCACCCCCTCCTCCTCCGCCGCCCCCTCCAGCAGCTTCCGCCCTTCCCTGGAGTCTGCAGACCGGAGTAGACTGCACAACTGGAGGCGTCCTAGCAC TGACAGCACTGCTGTTTAAGATGGAAGAGGCCAACATGGCCAGCAGAGCTAAAGCTCAGGAGTTCATCCAAGCCACCAGCCAG ATTCTCTCACAAGCCAATCAGAACCAGTCCCAGCAGCACgctcctcctcctgcagcctcctcctcttcctcctcacagATCCCTCCCCCTCCCGCCTTGCCCCCACCTCCAGGACTAAGTCCCGCCCAGTTTATCCTCCACGGCTCTCTCCCTTTAGTTGGCTGCACCAAAACTCCACCTTCTCACCTACACTCGTCCATGGGTGGTGGATGTGCGCAGACCCCTCCCCCCATCGTGCCCATGGTGCTGCCAGGTGTGACGGGGAGCTCCAGCAACAGCCTGATGGATAACGAGAGGAAAGACCCAGATAAG TATCTGAAGAAGCTGCACACACAGGAGCGGGCGGTGGAGGAGGTGAAGCTGGCCATCAAACCGTACTACCAACGCAAAGACATCAACAAGGACGAGTACAAAGACATCCTTAGGAAGGCTGTGCACAAG atctgCCACAGTCGAACGGGTGAAATCAACCCAGTCAAGGTCAGTAACCTGGTCAAGCTCTATGTTCAACGCTACAAATACTTCCGGAAACATGGACGCAAAATGGATGAAGAGGATCGGGATGAGAGGGAGTTAGGAGTGCTCCATGGCTCTGTCTGA